A single window of Methylocella tundrae DNA harbors:
- a CDS encoding cytochrome c oxidase assembly protein yields MNVSPEPAGPSKADRKGLIAGIAVAASLGMLALSFAAVPLYRMFCASTGYGGTTQVAEVAPAHQGKRDLIVRFDANVAPGLDWTFEPETPQIKLRTGKTATVYFKVTNLSDHALSAQAMYNVGPSSAGAYFDKISCFCFNEQKLDAHETVEMPVVFFLDPALEHDNSMTDVDVVTLSYTFFAAKPEKAVVVGDGKSGEAGKPL; encoded by the coding sequence ATGAATGTTTCCCCTGAGCCGGCCGGACCATCGAAGGCGGATCGCAAAGGGCTCATCGCCGGAATCGCGGTGGCCGCGAGCCTCGGCATGCTGGCGCTCTCATTCGCAGCTGTGCCGCTCTACCGTATGTTCTGCGCCTCGACAGGTTACGGCGGCACGACACAGGTCGCGGAAGTTGCGCCGGCCCATCAAGGAAAGCGCGATCTGATCGTCCGTTTCGACGCCAATGTCGCGCCAGGGCTCGACTGGACTTTCGAGCCGGAAACGCCGCAGATCAAGCTGCGTACCGGCAAGACCGCAACGGTCTACTTCAAGGTCACCAATCTGTCCGACCACGCCCTTTCCGCACAGGCGATGTATAATGTCGGACCGAGTAGCGCGGGCGCCTATTTCGACAAGATCAGTTGCTTCTGCTTCAATGAACAAAAGCTCGACGCGCATGAAACGGTGGAGATGCCGGTCGTGTTCTTTCTCGATCCGGCGCTTGAACACGACAACAGCATGACGGACGTCGATGTGGTGACGCTGTCCTACACGTTTTTCGCCGCGAAGCCGGAGAAAGCCGTGGTCGTCGGCGATGGAAAATCGG